A genomic window from Plasmodium coatneyi strain Hackeri chromosome 13, complete sequence includes:
- a CDS encoding KIR protein, with product MAADATSTLTEEQCSGGLPSKSIYKKLDVGQGGCDGEANIQGIEEKLKSYVENVDHMNRIKKALCYVSEMEKDNTNRKEDYCYALYFWVGEILPKELGELKFQKAISDYQTKIQVNSKKYGCTPPSLSNKPEFFTKLKKLFDYKVDRTFIESNVSKEGKPCPAKYQAYLEEVQGAYKVMQQECTEGYEEDWCVDFMKWCPEYRNEENLESGCKPVDTAKHRVPVEQQQEQQQEQEHASSDVSASGTGTTIAIPSTMATLALPTAAFFLYKYTNLFSAKRGTVSPKRRKRRSANTNFDNTSNDDDTSTYNSTYDSTEASTIANSMTDASTIYNGRPPPLRARNNNGWRRNVAYQRM from the exons ATGGCTGCAGATGCGACAAGCACACTCACG GAGGAACAGTGTTCGGGTGGTTTGCCCTCAAAATCaatatataagaaattaGATGTAGGTCAAGGAGGTTGCGATGGCGAAGCGAACATTCAGGGAATAGAAGAAAAGTTAAAATCATATGTCGAAAATGTGGACCATATGAATAGAATTAAGAAAGCCTTATGCTACGTGTCTGAAATGGAGAAGGATAACacaaatagaaaagaagatTACTGTTATGCCCTTTATTTTTGGGTAGGTGAAATATTACCTAAGGAATTAGGAGAACTGAAGTTTCAGAAAGCTATAAGTGATTATCAAACTAAAATACAAGTGAACAGCAAGAAATATGGGTGTACGCCTCCGAGTCTTAGTAATAAACCTGAATTTTTTACGAAACTAAAGAAATTATTCGATTATAAGGTGGACAGAACATTTATAGAAAGCAATGTAAGTAAGGAGGGGAAACCTTGTCCTGCGAAATATCAGGCATATCTGGAGGAAGTGCAGGGTGCCTATAAGGTTATGCAACAGGAATGTACAGAAGGATATGAGGAAGATTGGTGTGTAGATTTTATGAAGTGGTGTCCGGAATAtagaaatgaggaaaatttaGAGTCAGGTTGTAAGCCGGTGGATACAGCGAAGCATAGAGTACCTGTAGAACAGCAGCAAGAGCAGCAGCAGGAACAGGAGCATGCATCATCGGATGTCTCGGCGTCCGGAACGGGTACCACCATTGCAATTCCTTCCACAATGGCTACACTAGCATTACCGACGGCtgccttcttcctttacaaa tataccaatttattttctgcaaAACGTGGCACCGTCTCcccaaaaagaagaaaaagaagatcagcCAACACTAACTTCGACAACACATCCAACGACGACGACACCTCAACGTACAACTCAACGTATGATTCTACCGAAGCTTCCACAATAGCAAATTCCATGACAGAtgcatctaccatatataatggtaggcCACCACCACTCAGagcaagaaataataatggaTGGCGTAGGAATGTAGCTTACCAACGCATGTAA
- a CDS encoding KIR protein — MYGGGNVVTLANKIVQNYCLACSGGRGLYMLSDNERCPFFYFWLGDKVKEKFNRGKEFSPVMAEIYNKLMSFQGGCDCTNIYKGMNKDKFEKAKKVFDWYYDYNKLLKDNTECYKYCEKNNCDTLYNTAQTAYTTLSSNCWSTYGDAYCNEFKKKGGKAEYGPPQQLTKQTCPEPPPAAKLVAAKPQYYEDNTPYALYNNKNHTDTNKLPSVKMYEELDAGKTCSLQVGAQVHKKGIVDGVKWALGQYTKIKDDADNIAKGWCYVCEKKERDSPSNDDWCHLFYYWLGEKIKGKWIKGSFSMAMKEIYGQLQKFDSKCTCTNLYDGMKEERFEPAKKLFDWYYDYSTIRKKKECSKYCNNKECEVPFEAAKGAYSELSKTCSTRSGDAYCDKFKGPPKEEEYNPPHELTCPTSPELLPPSSLGRMEANAEDGPIQSVLAEAESLAPETGLPVREQGLEPEGTTKGPSEENGEEPSRSAGEVTEDASSSSSSSSSSSSSSSSSSGESRAPSSAGTLTLPEGGGGQNGGLISLGSTDAEGATLPLDTTPIISSVLGIGGGLASIALLLYKYTSVFSWMGKTPKRSGKRREGSLVRRLNISEDGSTLDDSREESTKEYDSSTEYSTENSIAGDDSTTVYSSAPYTTTRSEGARNSGPQRRNEERRKNISYHSM; from the exons ATGTACGGAGGGGGCAATGTTGTGACCTTGGCGaataaaattgtgcaaaactACTGTTTAGCATGTAGCGGGGGAAGAGGGTTGTATATGCTGTCCGATAATGAAcgttgtccatttttctatttttggttaggtgataaggtaaaggaaaaatttaacagAGGAAAAGAATTCTCACCGGTTATGGCGGAAATTTACAATAAACTGATGAGTTTCCAGGGTGGATGTGATTGcactaatatatacaaaggTATGAACAAAGACAAATTcgaaaaggcgaaaaaagTATTTGATTGGTATTATGACTACAATAAGCTACTGAAGGATAACACGGAGTGTTATAAATATTGCGAAAAGAACAATTGTGACACCTTGTACAACACAGCCCAAACAGCATATACAACATTAAGTTCAAACTGCTGGAGTACTTACGGAGATGCATATTGTAACGAATtcaagaagaaaggagggaaagcGGAATATGGGCCACCGCAGCAACTAACAAAACAAACGTGCCCTGAACCACCACCTGCAGCAAAACTTGTAGCAGCAAAACCACAG TACTATGAAGATAATACTCCATATGCgctatataataataaaaat CACACAGACACcaataaattaccttcagtAAAAATGTACGAAGAACTGGACGCAGGCAAAACATGTAGCTTGCAGGTCGGTGCACAAGTTCATAAGAAAGGAATAGTGGATGGTGTCAAATGGGCATTAGGACAGTACACAAAAATTAAGGACGATGCCGATAACATTGCAAAGGGCTGGTGCTACGTatgtgaaaagaaggaaagagacaGTCCGTCCAATGACGATTGGTGCCATctgttctattattggttaggtgaaaaaataaagggaaaatggaTAAAAGGCTCTTTTTCAATGGCTATGAAGGAAATTTATGGGCAACTGCAAAAATTCGATTCTAAATGTACGTGCACCAATTTGTACGATGGTATGAAGGAGGAACGTTTCGAACCGGCTAAGAAGTTATTCGACTGGTACTATGACTATAGTACTAtacgaaagaaaaaggagtgcAGTAAATATTGCAATAATAAGGAATGTGAGGTACCCTTCGAGGCAGCTAAAGGAGCATATTCAGAGTTAAGTAAAACTTGTTCAACTCGTTCTGGAGATGCATATTGTGACAAGTTTAAGGGACCccctaaggaggaggaatataACCCACCACACGAACTGACGTGCCCCACATCCCCTGAGCTCTTACCACCATCATCACTTGGAAGAATGGAAGCTAACGCAGAAGATGGACCTATCCAAAGTGTACTTGCAGAAGCTGAATCTCTAGCACCTGAAACAGGCCTACCAG TTAGGGAACAGGGTTTGGAGCCTGAAGGAACTACGAAAGGACCTTCGGaagaaaatggggaagaaccTTCAAGGAGTGCAGGGGAAGTGACGGAGGATGCCTCTTCCAGTAGCAgtagttcttcctcttctagtagtagtagttccTCCTCCAGTGGTGAAAGCAGAGCACCATCAAGTGCAGGCACTTTAACTTTACcagaaggggggggagggcaAAATGGAGGTTTAATAAGTTTAGGGAGTACAGATGCAGAAGGTGCAACCCTTCCTTTAGACACCACCCCAATCATATCCTCCGTGCTTGGAATAGGTGGAGGATTGGCTTCCATTGCCCTTCTTTTATACAAG TATACTTCTGTATTTTCTTGGATGGGTAAAACCCCaaaaagaagtggaaaaagaagagaaggttcATTAGTACGAAGGTTGAATATCTCTGAAGACGGCTCTACATTAGACGACTCAAGGGAGGAGTCAACAAAGGAATATGATTCTTCTACGGAATATTCAACAGAAAATTCAATAGCAGGAGATGATTCTACCACAGTATATTCTTCTGCTCCATATACCACTACTAGGTCTGAAGGAGCAAGGAATAGTGGACCACAACGAAGGaacgaagaaaggaggaagaatataagtTACCATAGTATGTAA